Part of the Halococcus saccharolyticus DSM 5350 genome is shown below.
AGTATGCGTACGTCGGCGACGTTCCCGACGACCGCTGGCGGCTGACGTACCTCTTCGTCGTCGCCGGGACGACCGGATACACTGTCGGCGTCGACTGGGCCGCCGACACCAGGTTCGAGGCGGTCGCGCGGACCATCGTCGAATCGTTCAGACTCATCACGAACAGCGCGGAGTGACTACGACGATACCGAAACTATGACACAGAAACCATGACGCAGAACCGATCCACAGACACGAGCGGAACGAACCGGCGGACGAATCGAGACGATCCGGAAATGGAGGCGCAACGATGACGACACGGACCGTGCTTGCGATTGCGATGTGTGCGACCGTCGTTCTCGCGGGCTGTGCCGGTCTCGGTGGTGGTGGCGATAATGGGACCACAGCATCCGGAGCGGCCACGACCGAGGCGACAGCGATCGCCGAAGCGGACACCACGGCAGCCGGTGGCGAGGAAACGACGACAGCCGAGGACACAGCCACCACCGCAGCCGAAGATGAAGGGACAACCACGGCTGCAGCCGCTACGGCGACGACTGCTGGAACGATGATGGGCGACGACACCACGATGGCGACGACGACCGCGATGCCAACCGCCGGTGAAAGCCCCACAATCACCACCGGCGACGTGGCCGGGAGCGAGGCCTTTCGCTTCCTCGCGTTCGAACAGCCGGGAACGTACACTTACGAGGTGACGACGGGCGGATCAGATGGTCAGGAGCAAAGCGGCGAGTACGTGATCGATGTCGTGCAAGCATCCGATGACCAGTACGAGGTGCAGGTATCGTTCTCGATGGGTGAGATGTCGAACCAGCAAACGTTCACCGGCACTCGCCAAGCGGTCCAACAGCAGATGCTGAGCAGCCAGGCCGGTGCCTTCCTTGCGCCACTCACGACGATGACAGGGTTCTACGGTGGTCGTCCGCTTCAGGTCGGCCAGAGCTGGTCGTCCTCGTCCCAGCAGGGAACGGTGGGCTTCGAGGTCACGGGCGAGGACTCCTACGCCGGCGTCGACTGTTTCGTCTCGCAGGCCAGTTTGAACGGCACCACCGTTCACGAAGCGTGCGTCTCGCCCGATAGGGGGCTGGCTCCCTACACCGTCTACTACGACGAGAGTGGCACCCTCACCTTCGAGATGGAGCTCACCAGCTACGAAGCCGGGTGAAGACAGCGGGAGCGACTATCCACTCGCTTTCCACCGACTTGCCGACGGAATCGGGAGTGACCAACCCGCTCGTGGTCGACGCCGACAATCGCCCGATCACCCCGAACCACGGCGAAGCGTTATCCTCACGCCGGGAGACGCACCGACATGCGACTCGACGGCGTTCGCGTGCTCGATCTCACGCGCTACCTCCCCGGTCCGTACGCCACCCAGCTCCTCGCCGACGCCGGCGCGGACGTGCTGAAAATCGAGGACACGGACGGCGGTGATCCGGTTCGCGGGATGGCGCTCACCGACGCCGACGGAACCCTCTTCGACGCCGTGAACCACGGCAAACGAAGCGTCGCGCTCAATCTCAAGTCCGATGCGGGCCGCGAGGCGTTCTTCGCGCTCGCCGCCGACGCCGACGTGCTGATCGAGGGGTTCCGCCCCGGCGTGACCGGCCGCCTCGGGATCGACGACGATTCCGTGCGCGAGCACAGCCCCGAGATCGTCTACTGTTCGCTGTCGGGCTACGGCGCGACCGGGCCCCGGCGAGCACGCGCCGGTCACGACCTGAACTACGCCGCGTTCTCGGGTTTGCTCGACATGACGAGGCACGGTCCCGACTCGCGACCGTCGATCCCCGGCGTCCCCGTGGCCGACATGGCTGGCGGCCTCTTCGCGGCGTTTTCGATCGTCGGCGCGCTCTACTCACGCGAACTCGGCAACACCGGTGGCGAGTACATCGACGTCGCCATGACCGACGTGTTGCTCTCGTTCTCACAGGCGATCGCGCCCGACGCGTTCGCGGATCGAACGCCCAGTCCACGGCCCGGCGAGACCGCGCTGACCGGCGCGCTGCCGTGGTACGACGTCTACGAAACCGCCGACGGTGGCTACGTGACTCTCGCGGCGCTCGAACCCGCGTTCTGGCAGGCCTTCTGCGAGACAGTCGACCGGGAGGACCTCGTCGACAGTCACGGAAGCACCGACCCGGCGATCCGCAAAGCGCTGCGCGAGGACCTGTCAGATGTGTTCGCCACCAGGACCCGTGCGGAGTGGGACGAACAGTTCGAGGGTGTCGATGCGACTGTCGAGCCCGTCCGCACCCTCTCGGAAGCGATCGATCACCCACAGACCGCCGCCCGTGACGTGATCGAACGATCCGCAGACGCACCGCCACGGATCGGATTTCCGGTACAGTCGTCCGACCACGCCGACGCCGCCGAACGAGTGCCTGAGCACGGCGAGCACACTGCCGCGGTGCTCCGCGAGGCTGGCTACGACGATACCGACCTCGAACGCCTTCGCGAGACTGGGGCCGCAGGATTCGGCAACTGATCAGGGACCATCCGAACCGGGTCCACGACGGTCGATCAGAACCGACCGATCGAGATCGTCGAAGCTCGTGTGTCCCGAAAGCGCGAGCGTCAGGTCGAGATCCGCGAGGAAATCGTCGAGAACGCTCCCGACGCCCGCCTCGCCGTCGATCGCGAGGCCGTAAGCGTAGGGCCGTCCGAGCAGGACGCTATCGGCCCCGAGCGCGATCGCCTTCACGACGTCTGCGCCGCCCCGGATGCCGCTGTCGAACAGCACGGGAACGTCGACGGCCTCAACTACGCCGGAGAGCGCCGCGAGCGCGCCGATCGCGCCGTCGACCTGGCGGCCGCCGTGGTTCGAGACGATCACGCCGTCCGCACCGCACTCGACCGCACGCTCGGCGTCCTCGGGGTGGAGCACGCCCTTGACGACGAGTGGCAGGTCGGTCTCCTCGCGGAGCGCGGCGAGGTCCTCCCACGTCAGCGACGGATCGCCGAAGATATCGATGAACTCCATCACTGCCGAGCCCTCGTTCTCCTCCGGTGGGACGTCGAGGCGGTCGCGGAAGGCCGGGTCCGAGAAGTAGTTCGCCACGCCCTCGCCGTCGAGGAAGGGGAGGTAGCCTTGCTCGATGTCGCGCTCGCGCCAGCCCAGCAGTGGGGTATCGAGCGTGACCACGATCCCGTCGTAGCCCGCTTTTTCGGCTCGGTCGATGAAGCTGTGAGCGATGTCTGGATCGGCCGACCAGTAGAGCTGGAACCACTTCGGCGTCTCGCCGAGTTCGTCGGCGACCTCCTCCATCGTATAGGACGACGCCGAGCTCAGCACCATCGGCACGTCGCGGTCGGCGGCGGCCCGCGCGACCGCGAGCTCGCCCTCGTCGTGGACGATCGAGAGCACGCCGAGCGGGGCCAGCAGGAGCGGAACTTCCAGCTCTTGATCGAGGAGGTCGACCCGGAGGTCGCGCTCGGCGACGTCTCTGAGCATCCGGGGGACGATCCGCCAGTCGTCGAACGCGCGGCGGTTCTCCGCGACCGTGCTCTCCGTGCCGGCCCCGCCGGCGACGTAGGCCGCGGCCTCCTCGCTCAGCGCTTCCTTGCCTTTGCGTTCGAGGTCGGCGTACCGAACCGGATGGTCGGGCGGGTCGTCGGCGAGCATTCCCGACGCGTAGACGTCGCGCTGGCGGTTTTCACCATAGGGTTCCGACGATTCCGATGGTTCGTCCGTCATCGTCTCCCATGCGCCCGGC
Proteins encoded:
- a CDS encoding CaiB/BaiF CoA transferase family protein, encoding MRLDGVRVLDLTRYLPGPYATQLLADAGADVLKIEDTDGGDPVRGMALTDADGTLFDAVNHGKRSVALNLKSDAGREAFFALAADADVLIEGFRPGVTGRLGIDDDSVREHSPEIVYCSLSGYGATGPRRARAGHDLNYAAFSGLLDMTRHGPDSRPSIPGVPVADMAGGLFAAFSIVGALYSRELGNTGGEYIDVAMTDVLLSFSQAIAPDAFADRTPSPRPGETALTGALPWYDVYETADGGYVTLAALEPAFWQAFCETVDREDLVDSHGSTDPAIRKALREDLSDVFATRTRAEWDEQFEGVDATVEPVRTLSEAIDHPQTAARDVIERSADAPPRIGFPVQSSDHADAAERVPEHGEHTAAVLREAGYDDTDLERLRETGAAGFGN
- a CDS encoding alpha-hydroxy-acid oxidizing protein is translated as MTDEPSESSEPYGENRQRDVYASGMLADDPPDHPVRYADLERKGKEALSEEAAAYVAGGAGTESTVAENRRAFDDWRIVPRMLRDVAERDLRVDLLDQELEVPLLLAPLGVLSIVHDEGELAVARAAADRDVPMVLSSASSYTMEEVADELGETPKWFQLYWSADPDIAHSFIDRAEKAGYDGIVVTLDTPLLGWRERDIEQGYLPFLDGEGVANYFSDPAFRDRLDVPPEENEGSAVMEFIDIFGDPSLTWEDLAALREETDLPLVVKGVLHPEDAERAVECGADGVIVSNHGGRQVDGAIGALAALSGVVEAVDVPVLFDSGIRGGADVVKAIALGADSVLLGRPYAYGLAIDGEAGVGSVLDDFLADLDLTLALSGHTSFDDLDRSVLIDRRGPGSDGP